A portion of the Bifidobacterium lemurum genome contains these proteins:
- a CDS encoding sensor histidine kinase, producing MTWAYQILDILSTATEAISVYLFCSWLCKKPRFSAFTNKCIIIGVYFLSIYAMTWFTELGAYKIPVLIIVGLTVIQICYADSFVTCGICYEAYLISIPVLTEGLGMLIGYAFYQDDIIVAIDGDSLMRWEIYAIILIARIIVLCLSYLMCRNFTYQVNYKDFILLTTVFIFAIVFFMSDVYMHLNLGVAGDRLHYIVSTALPAAGIMTFLYAKNTMYLREQEQRGKLQIAQLQQQFAYYQEKMKDEERVRSIYHDLKNHLLVMENRQNTEETRQMAKTLRSQITAYEDYAHTGNDFLDIIVKDKAAKAREKQIDFSAMVDFHGIDFIEPLDISTIFGNAIDNAIEASEKLPESKRLITVKAERFRDMLLITVENNTPPGNHLTERTTKQDRLVHGFGIPNIKKAVEKYGGQCSFQQEEGTYRLNILIPCP from the coding sequence ATGACATGGGCATATCAGATTCTAGATATACTTTCAACGGCGACAGAAGCCATTTCAGTGTATCTATTCTGCTCATGGCTGTGTAAGAAGCCTCGTTTTAGCGCCTTCACCAATAAATGCATTATTATAGGCGTATATTTTCTCAGTATTTATGCTATGACATGGTTTACTGAGTTGGGCGCATATAAAATTCCCGTTCTTATCATTGTCGGTCTGACTGTAATACAAATATGCTATGCAGACTCATTTGTCACATGCGGTATTTGCTATGAAGCCTACCTGATTTCGATACCAGTATTAACCGAAGGCCTAGGAATGCTGATAGGATACGCTTTCTATCAGGACGATATTATTGTTGCGATTGACGGCGATTCCCTCATGCGCTGGGAAATATATGCGATTATTTTGATCGCACGAATTATAGTTTTATGCCTTTCATATCTGATGTGCAGAAATTTCACTTATCAAGTGAATTATAAAGACTTTATCTTGCTGACGACGGTATTTATTTTCGCAATAGTGTTTTTTATGTCAGATGTTTATATGCATTTGAACTTGGGAGTTGCGGGAGACAGACTCCACTATATTGTTTCAACGGCTCTTCCTGCGGCCGGCATTATGACATTTCTCTATGCGAAAAACACCATGTATCTGCGGGAACAGGAACAGCGAGGCAAACTGCAGATCGCACAGCTTCAGCAGCAGTTCGCTTACTATCAGGAGAAAATGAAAGATGAGGAACGGGTTCGTTCCATCTACCACGATCTGAAAAACCATTTGCTTGTTATGGAAAACAGGCAGAACACAGAAGAAACACGTCAGATGGCGAAAACGCTGCGCTCCCAAATTACAGCCTATGAGGACTATGCGCATACAGGAAATGATTTTCTGGACATCATCGTAAAAGATAAGGCGGCAAAGGCCCGCGAAAAGCAGATTGATTTTTCCGCTATGGTCGACTTTCACGGAATCGACTTTATAGAGCCGCTGGATATCAGCACCATCTTCGGCAACGCCATTGACAATGCGATAGAGGCCAGCGAAAAACTGCCGGAATCCAAACGCTTGATTACCGTTAAGGCCGAACGCTTCCGGGATATGCTGCTTATCACCGTGGAAAACAATACGCCACCGGGGAACCATCTCACCGAGAGAACCACAAAGCAAGACCGCTTGGTGCATGGCTTTGGGATTCCCAATATCAAAAAAGCCGTAGAGAAATACGGCGGCCAGTGCAGCTTCCAACAGGAAGAAGGAACCTATCGGCTGAATATTCTGATTCCTTGCCCTTAA
- a CDS encoding YbdD/YjiX family protein, with translation MNVVLDKLERAWRGVVWYLREVSGEARYDHYLEHFAVEHPGETPMSEVEYLRAREEYDRLHPNTSCCC, from the coding sequence ATGAACGTCGTATTGGACAAACTCGAGCGCGCATGGCGCGGCGTCGTCTGGTATCTGCGCGAGGTCAGCGGCGAAGCGCGCTACGACCATTATCTCGAGCATTTCGCCGTCGAACATCCCGGCGAAACCCCGATGAGCGAGGTCGAATACCTGCGCGCCCGCGAGGAATACGACCGTCTGCATCCCAATACGAGCTGTTGCTGTTGA
- a CDS encoding ABC transporter permease: protein MKEQKSIIRTLTNRSFKANTTRNLIAVFAIVLTTVMFTSLFVLSQSMVSNIRNMNFQQAGYNSHLSSGTMADADVEKIITHKAVRDYGKSTIIGVAENKELTGRQVEIRYADEHYARSSFSYPTTGTMPVQENEIALDTITLDKMGLPYELGQEITLEWRRDLTSDEYTTSTFVLSGYWNGNSAAMASMAWVSEAFVQIQCSGIDQEAQLANGQVLGTTMLHLDLHSDSDLEGTAERIAADTGLSDVSFSPNAAYDATMNQNIIREVLPMAICMVLVFASGYLIIYNIFQISVAGDIRFFGRLKTLGTTKKQLKTMIYGQANRLSLIGIPIGLGIGYLLGAVLVPVMITGTTGEAQAAVNPYIFIGSAAFAYLTVLISCMKPAKIAGKVSPMEALRYTDADTVSTRKIKKSTGGASIPKMALANLGRNTKRTITVICSLTLGLVLLSCVYAKNASFDIDKYMGQTVISDFEVEDSSISSTFGTYNPYGTTISPELVQNIEGLSGLETTGRLYSQVFTHQIGASALENIQTYYHADDRIAYIEATDAGLAEAYHDMIESGECVSMLYGVDGLILDTFAQDGRILDGTFDKDAFLSGGYVVMEAATGAEDSEKETQPTYSVGDMVELDGRQYEVMAIVADIPTITEGVNSSTQDFLSFYLPADTFRETHPDNTLRKLFFDVAEEYQPQAENMLVDYRDNVDKSLNYTAKSTLIEHYQEQTRANTVMGFAISLIIAFVGILNFINSMLTAIVSRRKEFAMIQSIGMTKRQLRRMLIDEGLYYAGGTLLASYVLGALAVGIGVRMMVSNDWTATFHFTLLPLVICTPVLIALAILIPYICFKNLEKQSIVERLRATD, encoded by the coding sequence ATGAAAGAACAGAAATCAATCATCCGCACATTGACAAACCGCAGTTTCAAAGCGAATACAACCCGCAACCTGATTGCCGTCTTCGCCATCGTCCTAACAACGGTTATGTTCACATCCCTGTTTGTCCTGTCGCAAAGCATGGTGAGCAATATACGGAACATGAATTTCCAGCAGGCTGGATACAACAGCCATTTGAGCTCCGGCACCATGGCGGACGCCGATGTGGAGAAAATCATCACCCACAAAGCTGTTCGGGACTACGGTAAAAGCACGATCATCGGCGTGGCCGAGAATAAGGAATTGACCGGGCGGCAGGTGGAAATCCGCTATGCCGACGAACACTACGCCCGTTCCAGCTTTTCCTATCCCACAACGGGAACCATGCCGGTGCAGGAAAACGAGATCGCGTTGGATACCATCACCCTTGACAAGATGGGGCTGCCCTATGAATTAGGGCAAGAAATCACCCTTGAATGGCGCAGGGATTTAACTTCTGATGAATACACCACCAGCACCTTTGTTCTCTCTGGCTATTGGAACGGTAATTCCGCCGCTATGGCAAGTATGGCATGGGTTTCCGAAGCCTTTGTACAAATCCAGTGCTCCGGTATTGACCAGGAAGCGCAACTTGCGAACGGGCAGGTTTTGGGAACCACAATGCTCCACCTTGATCTTCACAGTGACAGTGACCTGGAAGGGACGGCGGAGCGGATCGCAGCCGACACCGGACTGTCCGACGTGTCCTTTTCCCCCAATGCGGCCTATGACGCCACCATGAACCAGAACATCATCCGCGAAGTGCTGCCGATGGCAATTTGCATGGTATTGGTATTTGCCAGCGGGTATCTGATCATCTACAACATTTTCCAGATTTCCGTCGCCGGCGACATCCGCTTTTTTGGCAGGCTGAAAACACTAGGAACCACCAAAAAGCAGCTTAAGACGATGATCTACGGGCAGGCCAACCGTTTGTCGCTGATCGGCATTCCTATCGGGCTGGGAATCGGGTATCTGCTGGGAGCCGTGTTGGTGCCCGTGATGATAACCGGAACAACAGGAGAGGCACAAGCAGCGGTCAATCCCTATATTTTCATTGGTTCTGCGGCGTTCGCCTATCTGACCGTTCTGATCTCCTGCATGAAGCCCGCCAAAATCGCCGGCAAGGTTTCCCCGATGGAGGCCCTGCGCTACACCGACGCAGACACCGTCAGCACACGGAAAATCAAGAAAAGCACCGGTGGTGCAAGCATCCCGAAGATGGCGTTGGCCAATTTGGGTCGGAACACGAAGCGCACCATTACGGTGATCTGTTCCCTGACGCTGGGGCTTGTGCTGCTTTCCTGCGTTTATGCGAAAAACGCCAGCTTTGATATTGATAAATACATGGGCCAGACGGTTATCAGTGATTTTGAGGTAGAGGACAGCTCGATTTCCTCCACCTTCGGAACCTATAATCCCTACGGCACAACCATTTCCCCGGAGCTGGTACAGAACATCGAGGGGCTTTCCGGACTGGAAACCACGGGGCGTTTGTATTCACAAGTATTCACCCACCAAATCGGGGCCTCCGCCCTTGAAAATATCCAGACCTATTACCATGCCGACGATCGAATCGCCTACATTGAAGCAACGGATGCGGGGCTGGCCGAAGCCTACCATGACATGATCGAGAGCGGCGAGTGCGTTTCCATGCTGTACGGCGTTGACGGCCTGATATTGGATACGTTCGCCCAAGATGGCCGGATATTGGATGGCACCTTTGATAAGGATGCATTCCTGTCCGGAGGCTATGTGGTGATGGAAGCGGCCACCGGCGCAGAGGACAGTGAGAAGGAAACCCAGCCGACCTATTCCGTCGGGGATATGGTGGAGCTGGACGGACGGCAGTATGAAGTGATGGCGATTGTGGCGGATATCCCCACGATCACGGAGGGTGTCAACAGCAGTACGCAGGATTTCCTTTCGTTCTATCTTCCGGCGGACACATTCCGGGAGACGCACCCGGACAACACCCTGCGAAAGCTGTTCTTCGATGTGGCGGAGGAATACCAGCCACAGGCGGAAAACATGCTGGTCGACTACCGCGATAATGTGGATAAATCCCTGAACTATACTGCGAAATCCACTCTGATTGAGCATTATCAGGAACAAACACGGGCCAATACGGTCATGGGCTTCGCCATCAGCTTGATCATCGCCTTTGTCGGCATTTTGAACTTCATCAATTCCATGCTGACGGCGATTGTCTCCCGACGGAAAGAATTCGCCATGATACAGAGTATCGGCATGACAAAGCGACAGCTTCGGCGCATGCTGATCGATGAGGGCCTGTATTACGCCGGAGGCACCTTGTTGGCATCCTACGTTTTGGGCGCTCTGGCCGTGGGAATTGGCGTCCGCATGATGGTCTCGAACGATTGGACGGCGACATTCCACTTCACGCTGTTGCCGCTGGTGATCTGTACACCGGTGTTGATTGCGCTTGCGATTCTGATCCCCTATATCTGTTTCAAGAATCTGGAGAAGCAAAGCATTGTGGAAAGACTGAGGGCTACCGATTGA
- a CDS encoding helix-turn-helix transcriptional regulator, with translation MSFRDNLQYLRASRNLTQERLAMLLGVSRQSISKWESEKAYPEMDKLLMICDLFGCTLDDLVMGDVRNPANPAVSSHDASALTETIDDRRVGNGGLSMTASEEPAQDMTGYDDHVRQFALMVASGVAAIIIGVGLASLFDDNHSIIGSSSWNEVLSVLFVFVGTVIGLALLIPGGMRHADFNRQHPFIEDFYTDADRTSAARRTAVGVVVGIAVIIIGILILIYADEVLGVDDGWPVCLMLMTVAVGVWLFVYVGVRHELMNIEGRNASLEKERKERAGERDRYGELTGAVCGIIMIIATIIALLLLFTGEPIGEMDWSDGWRTGQGLFWLSWPIGALCCGIAALIIQIFKSHRDR, from the coding sequence ATAAGTTTCCGCGACAATCTGCAATATCTGAGAGCGAGCCGCAATCTGACCCAGGAGCGTCTGGCGATGCTGTTGGGCGTCTCACGCCAGTCCATCTCCAAATGGGAGAGTGAAAAAGCGTATCCCGAAATGGACAAGCTGCTGATGATCTGCGACCTGTTCGGCTGCACGCTGGACGATCTGGTCATGGGAGACGTGCGCAATCCCGCGAATCCGGCCGTCTCGTCCCACGATGCCTCCGCTCTCACTGAAACCATCGACGATCGGCGAGTCGGGAACGGTGGATTATCGATGACGGCATCCGAGGAACCGGCGCAGGATATGACCGGCTACGACGATCATGTGCGCCAGTTCGCCCTTATGGTCGCGTCCGGCGTCGCGGCGATCATCATCGGAGTCGGATTGGCGAGTCTGTTCGACGACAACCATTCGATCATCGGGTCGAGCTCATGGAACGAGGTGCTGTCCGTCTTGTTCGTATTCGTCGGCACGGTCATAGGATTGGCCCTGCTGATTCCAGGCGGCATGAGGCACGCTGACTTCAATCGCCAACACCCGTTCATCGAGGATTTCTACACCGACGCCGACCGCACATCCGCCGCGCGACGTACCGCTGTGGGCGTGGTCGTCGGTATCGCCGTCATCATCATCGGCATTCTGATACTGATATACGCCGACGAGGTGTTGGGCGTCGACGACGGATGGCCGGTATGCCTCATGCTGATGACGGTCGCGGTTGGCGTATGGCTGTTCGTCTATGTGGGTGTTCGCCATGAGTTGATGAATATCGAGGGGCGCAACGCCTCTTTGGAAAAGGAACGCAAGGAACGCGCCGGCGAGCGAGACCGCTACGGGGAGCTCACCGGCGCCGTGTGCGGCATCATTATGATCATCGCCACTATCATCGCCCTGCTGCTTCTGTTCACGGGCGAGCCCATCGGTGAGATGGATTGGTCCGACGGATGGCGCACCGGACAAGGCCTGTTCTGGCTGTCGTGGCCCATCGGCGCCCTATGCTGCGGCATCGCCGCGCTGATCATCCAAATCTTCAAAAGCCACCGTGACCGGTAG
- a CDS encoding ABC transporter ATP-binding protein produces the protein MSILSTKQLTKQYGVEPINVKALDSVSISIEPGEFVAIIGTSGSGKSTLLNMLGGLDRPTSGTVKVDNYELGKLRDEDLTVFRRQRIGFIFQNYNLVPVLNVYENIVMPIQLGGKKPDTQFIKEIVALLGLEKKLYNMPNTLSGGQQQRVAIARALASKPAIILADEPTGNLDSKTSDEVIELLKVTSQKFHQTIVMITHNPEIAARADRTIHIEDGRIAQ, from the coding sequence ATGAGCATTTTGAGCACCAAACAATTGACGAAGCAATACGGCGTTGAACCGATCAACGTCAAGGCTCTGGACAGCGTGAGCATTTCCATCGAGCCAGGCGAATTCGTTGCCATCATCGGCACATCCGGCAGCGGGAAATCCACCCTGCTGAATATGTTGGGCGGCTTAGACCGCCCCACTTCCGGAACGGTCAAGGTGGATAACTATGAACTGGGCAAGCTGAGAGACGAGGACTTGACCGTATTCCGCCGCCAGCGGATCGGATTCATCTTCCAGAACTACAATCTGGTTCCTGTTCTGAATGTGTACGAAAACATTGTCATGCCCATTCAGCTTGGCGGGAAAAAGCCGGATACGCAATTCATCAAGGAGATTGTGGCGTTGCTGGGGCTGGAAAAGAAACTCTACAACATGCCCAACACCCTTTCCGGCGGCCAGCAGCAGCGGGTGGCCATCGCAAGGGCATTGGCCAGCAAACCGGCCATTATCCTTGCCGACGAGCCGACCGGCAATCTGGACAGCAAAACCAGTGACGAAGTGATCGAGCTTCTGAAAGTCACCAGCCAGAAATTCCATCAGACCATTGTGATGATTACCCATAACCCGGAAATCGCAGCGCGGGCGGACCGCACCATCCACATTGAAGATGGCCGGATTGCGCAGTAA
- a CDS encoding LytR/AlgR family response regulator transcription factor: MLHIAICDDEKAFVQHLTGLLNQYGKETGLGIKITPYYDGMELIEQYDPTIDLIFLDIRMKLVNGLHAAERIRRMDERVGIIFLTTLTQYGLEGYKYQATNYIIKPLQYARLKSELDKFVERRRKEDDPSLVIANDTGKYKVPLKSIRYIETFNRNLMFHTEQENIICYKSMKEMERALRDNDFVRCHTSYIVNLFYVKGIKKLDIELISGETIPISQPKRKEFMERLADYWGDML, from the coding sequence GTGTTGCATATAGCGATTTGCGACGATGAAAAAGCTTTTGTTCAACATTTGACCGGCCTATTGAACCAATACGGCAAAGAGACGGGACTGGGCATAAAGATCACTCCCTACTATGACGGCATGGAGCTGATCGAGCAATACGATCCCACCATAGATCTGATTTTCCTTGATATTCGCATGAAGCTGGTGAACGGCCTTCACGCCGCCGAACGCATCCGGCGGATGGATGAACGCGTGGGGATTATTTTCCTGACCACGCTCACGCAGTACGGGCTTGAGGGATATAAGTATCAGGCGACCAACTACATCATCAAACCTTTACAGTACGCCCGTCTGAAATCGGAGCTGGATAAATTCGTAGAGCGCAGACGGAAAGAAGACGATCCTTCTCTGGTGATCGCCAACGACACGGGAAAATACAAGGTTCCCCTGAAATCCATCCGCTATATTGAAACCTTCAACCGCAACCTGATGTTCCACACCGAACAAGAAAACATCATCTGCTACAAAAGCATGAAGGAAATGGAACGGGCACTGCGCGATAACGACTTTGTGCGCTGCCATACCAGCTATATTGTCAATCTGTTTTATGTGAAAGGCATTAAAAAGCTGGATATTGAATTGATTTCAGGCGAGACCATTCCCATCAGCCAGCCGAAGCGCAAAGAATTTATGGAGCGTCTGGCTGACTATTGGGGAGATATGTTATGA
- a CDS encoding carbon starvation CstA family protein, with translation MTNVASSAAAQAPAPGRLEFENDYTPAEAERVIRNSKGLPVGVRPKMVWTWPKALLWAAIAIVGAIGWSILAVSRGEQISAIWFVIVALCSYAIAYRFYAYYIQMKIMRTDDANATPAERVHDGANFERADRRVLFGQHFAGISGAGPLVGPILAAQMGYLPSVLWIILGVILAGAVQDMLVLWISAKRRGRSLGQMATDEMGKFGGMILSIFLVVMTAIAMAFLALVAIKAMASSPWAVFSIGMTIPIALLMGCYQRFLRPGRVIETTLLGFVLLVLDIVAGGYIADSPVLAPIFTLTAPQLVIALVIYSFAAAALPHWLLVTPRDYLSTLMKIGTLVLLVIGILIANPSVQVPALTELAFTSNGPTFSGDLFPFLFITIACGALSGFHGAVSSGLTPKAVEKENQIRMIGYGSMLVESFTAVIALIAAITLSQGLYFATNMSTAQIQAAAGESYSAEASAEANAVAATENMQVSDIEGNQMTTTWESVDENGDPVVYEGEEALTKAAEDLGEQSIVSRTGGATTFAMGMANFLKSYLGGQGSLGFWYHFAIMFEALFILTTVDNGTRVARYQIGEMLANVKRLKKFGDPTWKPGNIITTLVATALWGGLLWMGVADANGGINAMVPIFGISNQLLAAACLVLVTVCVVKMGRAKYAWIPVIPLVWDVAVTFTADFQKIFGPLSYFTTAANYRAQIESGALEGEALANARAALSNAYLDGVLSVFFLVMMGVFLIVGIVVVAKTLISGKVGVETTSEEPFVESQWFAPSGLVATSLEKKVQREYSAKLHELAQNAEAAA, from the coding sequence ATGACGAACGTTGCGTCATCCGCAGCCGCCCAAGCGCCAGCGCCAGGCAGGCTGGAATTCGAGAACGACTATACGCCGGCCGAGGCCGAGCGCGTCATCCGCAACAGTAAGGGACTGCCCGTCGGCGTGCGCCCGAAGATGGTGTGGACCTGGCCCAAGGCCCTGCTGTGGGCCGCCATCGCCATCGTCGGCGCCATCGGCTGGTCCATCCTCGCCGTCTCGCGCGGCGAACAGATCAGCGCCATCTGGTTCGTGATCGTGGCGCTGTGCTCCTATGCCATCGCCTACCGTTTCTACGCGTACTACATCCAAATGAAGATCATGCGCACCGACGACGCGAACGCCACCCCGGCCGAACGCGTGCACGACGGCGCGAACTTCGAACGCGCCGACCGCCGCGTGCTCTTCGGCCAGCACTTCGCCGGCATCTCCGGCGCGGGCCCGCTCGTCGGTCCGATCCTGGCCGCGCAGATGGGCTACCTGCCCTCCGTGCTGTGGATCATCCTCGGCGTGATCCTCGCCGGCGCGGTGCAGGACATGCTGGTGCTGTGGATCTCCGCCAAGCGCCGCGGCCGCTCCCTCGGCCAGATGGCCACCGATGAGATGGGCAAGTTCGGCGGCATGATCCTGTCGATCTTCCTGGTGGTGATGACCGCCATCGCCATGGCCTTCCTCGCGCTCGTGGCCATCAAAGCCATGGCCTCCTCGCCGTGGGCCGTGTTCTCCATCGGCATGACCATCCCGATCGCCCTGCTCATGGGCTGCTACCAGCGTTTCCTGCGCCCGGGACGCGTCATCGAAACCACGCTGCTTGGCTTCGTGCTGCTCGTGCTCGACATCGTCGCCGGCGGCTACATCGCCGACTCGCCGGTGCTCGCCCCGATCTTCACCCTGACCGCCCCGCAGCTGGTGATCGCGCTGGTGATCTACTCCTTCGCCGCCGCCGCGCTGCCGCACTGGCTGCTCGTCACCCCGCGCGACTACCTGTCCACGCTGATGAAGATCGGCACGCTGGTGCTGCTGGTGATCGGCATCCTCATCGCCAATCCCTCCGTGCAGGTGCCGGCTCTGACCGAACTGGCCTTCACCTCCAACGGACCGACCTTCTCCGGCGACCTGTTCCCGTTCCTGTTCATCACCATCGCCTGCGGCGCCCTCTCCGGCTTCCATGGCGCGGTGAGCTCCGGCCTGACCCCGAAGGCCGTCGAGAAGGAGAACCAGATCCGCATGATCGGCTACGGCTCCATGCTGGTCGAATCCTTCACCGCCGTGATTGCGCTCATCGCGGCGATCACCCTGAGCCAGGGCCTGTACTTCGCCACCAACATGTCGACCGCGCAGATCCAGGCCGCCGCCGGCGAATCCTATTCGGCCGAAGCCTCGGCCGAAGCCAACGCCGTCGCCGCCACCGAGAACATGCAGGTCTCCGACATCGAAGGCAACCAGATGACCACCACGTGGGAGTCGGTCGACGAGAACGGCGATCCGGTGGTCTACGAGGGCGAGGAGGCGTTGACCAAGGCCGCCGAGGACCTCGGCGAGCAGAGCATCGTCTCGCGCACCGGCGGCGCCACCACCTTCGCCATGGGCATGGCCAACTTCCTCAAGTCCTACTTGGGCGGCCAGGGATCGCTCGGCTTCTGGTACCACTTCGCCATCATGTTCGAGGCGCTGTTCATCCTCACCACCGTGGATAACGGCACCCGCGTGGCCCGCTACCAGATCGGCGAGATGCTCGCCAACGTCAAGCGGCTCAAGAAGTTCGGCGACCCCACCTGGAAGCCCGGCAACATCATCACCACGCTGGTGGCCACCGCGCTGTGGGGCGGCCTGCTGTGGATGGGCGTGGCCGACGCGAACGGCGGCATCAACGCCATGGTCCCGATCTTCGGCATCTCCAACCAGCTGCTCGCGGCCGCCTGCCTCGTGCTGGTGACCGTGTGCGTGGTCAAGATGGGCCGCGCCAAGTACGCGTGGATCCCCGTCATTCCGCTTGTGTGGGATGTCGCCGTGACCTTCACCGCCGACTTCCAGAAGATCTTCGGACCCTTAAGCTACTTCACCACCGCCGCCAACTACCGCGCGCAGATTGAATCCGGCGCGTTGGAGGGCGAGGCGCTGGCCAACGCGAGGGCCGCGCTGAGCAACGCCTACCTCGACGGCGTGCTGAGCGTGTTCTTCCTCGTGATGATGGGCGTGTTCCTGATCGTCGGCATCGTGGTCGTCGCCAAGACGCTGATCTCGGGCAAAGTGGGCGTCGAAACCACCAGCGAGGAGCCGTTCGTCGAATCCCAGTGGTTCGCCCCGTCCGGACTGGTCGCCACCTCGCTGGAGAAGAAGGTGCAGCGCGAATACAGCGCCAAGCTGCACGAGCTCGCGCAGAACGCCGAAGCCGCGGCCTGA
- a CDS encoding type II toxin-antitoxin system PemK/MazF family toxin, which yields MMTDRKPLPDQLRRFDVVRAWVRYEDDKGRGKYRPIAVIRISNDGEEGVGIKVTSNPTWTEEGDIHIEDWAEAGLDHLSTARCAQLVRFETARLDGYYGHLSRNDIERLSQVITSLPPERFVWL from the coding sequence ATGATGACTGATCGCAAGCCTCTTCCTGATCAATTGCGTCGTTTCGACGTGGTACGCGCTTGGGTGAGGTACGAGGACGATAAAGGACGCGGCAAGTATCGCCCCATTGCAGTGATCAGAATCTCCAATGACGGTGAGGAAGGCGTGGGAATAAAGGTCACCAGTAATCCCACATGGACCGAGGAAGGCGACATTCATATCGAGGATTGGGCCGAGGCCGGACTCGATCACCTCAGCACCGCCCGCTGCGCGCAACTTGTGCGCTTTGAGACTGCGCGACTCGATGGCTACTATGGCCATTTGTCCCGCAACGACATCGAACGACTGAGTCAGGTCATTACGTCGCTACCGCCGGAACGATTCGTCTGGCTCTAG
- a CDS encoding TetR/AcrR family transcriptional regulator, whose protein sequence is MTNDTNWSECVSLRESMYRSNNPSALRSQTRIINSFYQLLNDTAYEEISVKQIISKSQISRKTFYRNFDSKEDVLISCISKILSAYIEEMHTQSEVTLSWIIEQAFRILEHNKNFFQLLQRDNLLYLVLNVINREILDEHFSLSDQKSDFSRYIVYFNVGALFNVLSLWLEKDDAYSADDILRFLSDYMAGGITKNLKSPLVIQP, encoded by the coding sequence ATGACAAATGACACAAACTGGTCCGAATGTGTCAGTTTGAGAGAATCGATGTACCGTTCAAATAATCCCAGCGCCTTACGGTCGCAGACCAGGATAATCAATTCCTTTTATCAACTTCTTAATGACACCGCTTACGAAGAAATATCTGTAAAGCAGATCATTTCAAAAAGTCAAATCTCAAGAAAAACGTTCTATCGTAACTTTGATTCAAAAGAAGATGTTTTAATTAGCTGCATCTCCAAAATATTATCAGCTTACATTGAAGAGATGCATACTCAATCAGAAGTCACTCTGTCATGGATCATAGAACAAGCGTTCCGAATCCTTGAGCACAACAAGAATTTCTTTCAGCTGCTGCAAAGGGACAATCTGCTTTATCTTGTATTGAATGTCATCAACAGAGAAATTTTAGACGAGCATTTTTCTCTGTCCGACCAGAAATCGGATTTCAGCCGATATATTGTCTACTTTAATGTCGGAGCGCTGTTTAACGTTTTATCTCTATGGCTTGAGAAAGACGATGCTTATTCAGCCGACGATATTCTACGTTTTCTCAGTGATTACATGGCAGGCGGTATTACAAAAAATTTGAAAAGCCCTCTGGTCATCCAACCATGA